The proteins below are encoded in one region of Flavobacterium sp. IMCC34852:
- a CDS encoding tetratricopeptide repeat protein, translated as MKKILYLILLTNISNTIFSQPFKRTVFDYKQLPYSYAKCDDTVLAELDKAINAVNQYNSSEAVLIAKAIYDTHENCTESHLIYGMSLFRNGKVLEGLEIIDKAISKFGSFPDLIKQRISMQLELYENGVGQKNIDGNSIFTSGKNALPFEEEQFKSENLNNALTDLEYLTSLLPDDFNNQYLFGRVLQTKNEFEKSNIVFEKLTQVPDYSLVAKYNLAQNYNSLKQYDKAENEYLSLLEIKPDEPEILRAIARFYEEQNKATQQEHYEKLAYYFTCVPNFLDFPYTPENFNMVSIFGDGKIPAKEKSEKLKDIQKNQPQEILINICLVILNIHTNHGNGLETEATKILQKIGKPALDKTHQLLFTDISTCTVSNLGEIMATVKDESSWNVFVEYLPNIANMPSTLIPPNMPELIIQFDEERGLKEVLKITKGLLSQEKKQSDSPFAGLGSDYVFYLPLKELNTQKVIKAAKDLGYTEAEIALLKKEIKD; from the coding sequence ATGAAAAAAATACTTTACCTTATATTACTAACCAATATCAGTAATACTATTTTTTCTCAACCCTTTAAAAGAACCGTTTTTGATTACAAGCAACTGCCTTATAGTTACGCAAAGTGTGATGATACAGTACTTGCAGAATTAGACAAAGCCATCAATGCTGTCAATCAGTATAACAGTTCCGAAGCGGTGTTGATTGCCAAAGCAATTTATGACACTCATGAAAATTGTACTGAGTCGCATTTGATTTACGGGATGAGTTTATTTAGAAACGGAAAGGTTTTAGAAGGATTGGAAATTATTGACAAAGCCATTTCAAAATTTGGCAGTTTTCCTGATTTGATTAAGCAAAGAATATCGATGCAATTGGAACTGTATGAAAATGGTGTTGGCCAAAAAAATATTGACGGTAATAGTATCTTCACTTCCGGAAAGAATGCCCTACCTTTTGAGGAAGAACAATTCAAAAGCGAAAATCTGAATAACGCCTTAACGGATTTGGAGTACCTGACTTCTCTTTTACCTGATGATTTCAACAATCAATACCTGTTTGGGCGAGTACTGCAAACCAAAAATGAATTCGAAAAATCGAATATTGTATTTGAAAAACTGACCCAAGTACCGGATTATAGTTTGGTAGCAAAATACAATTTGGCACAAAACTACAATAGTTTAAAACAATACGACAAGGCCGAAAATGAGTATTTATCCCTTCTAGAAATCAAACCCGATGAACCTGAAATACTGAGAGCTATAGCGCGCTTTTATGAAGAGCAAAATAAAGCTACCCAACAAGAACACTACGAAAAACTGGCTTATTACTTTACTTGTGTACCTAACTTTTTAGATTTCCCTTATACTCCTGAAAATTTTAATATGGTAAGTATTTTTGGAGACGGAAAAATACCTGCCAAGGAAAAATCAGAAAAATTAAAAGACATTCAAAAAAATCAACCTCAGGAAATCTTGATTAATATTTGCTTGGTAATATTAAATATCCATACCAATCATGGCAATGGTTTAGAAACAGAAGCTACCAAAATTCTTCAAAAAATAGGCAAACCGGCTTTAGATAAAACACACCAACTCTTATTTACCGATATTTCAACCTGTACAGTTTCTAATTTGGGAGAAATTATGGCTACAGTAAAAGACGAAAGTTCCTGGAACGTTTTTGTTGAATATCTTCCCAACATAGCCAATATGCCATCAACCTTAATTCCACCTAATATGCCCGAACTCATTATCCAATTTGATGAAGAAAGAGGTTTAAAAGAAGTTTTAAAAATAACAAAAGGTTTACTTTCTCAAGAAAAAAAACAATCAGATTCACCGTTTGCCGGTTTGGGTTCTGACTATGTTTTTTATTTGCCTCTAAAGGAGCTAAACACTCAAAAAGTTATCAAGGCCGCTAAAGATTTAGGGTACACAGAGGCCGAAATTGCTTTGTTAAAAAAAGAAATTAAAGACTAA
- a CDS encoding aminotransferase class I/II-fold pyridoxal phosphate-dependent enzyme: MNYEQSTLEPFHPADKIQDLQYFGEFGGVNPSISDSSTYTFLSAKTMFDTFEGNAEGCYLYSRHSSPMNLYLGQALAAMEGTESANVSASGMGAITPVLLQLCAAGDEIVSSRTIYGGTYAFMKNMLPKWNIKTRFVDITKLDQVVAAITPNTKVLYCETVSNPLLEVADIEALAIIAKEHNIKLVVDNTFSPLSVAPAKLGADVVIHSLTKFINGSSDTVGGVVCASQDFINDLKNVNDGASMLLGPTMDSLRASSILKNLRTLHIRIKQHSHNALYLAQKFEQDGLKVVYPGLPSHPSHELYASMINPEYGFGGMMTIDVGTLDKANELMELMQHRNLGYLAVSLGFYKTLFSAPGTSTSSEIPMEEQQEMGLTDGLIRFSIGLDNDIERTYQMMKRCMTELNVF, encoded by the coding sequence ATGAACTACGAACAATCTACTTTAGAACCTTTTCATCCTGCCGATAAAATCCAGGATTTGCAATACTTCGGAGAGTTTGGAGGCGTGAATCCTTCTATCTCTGATAGCTCGACTTATACTTTTCTTTCGGCCAAAACCATGTTTGATACTTTTGAAGGCAATGCCGAAGGTTGTTATTTATACTCACGCCATTCTTCGCCTATGAATTTGTATTTAGGACAAGCTTTGGCTGCGATGGAAGGTACGGAAAGTGCCAACGTTTCAGCCTCCGGTATGGGTGCGATTACGCCTGTTTTGCTCCAGTTGTGTGCTGCCGGAGATGAGATTGTCTCCAGCCGCACCATTTACGGAGGAACGTATGCTTTTATGAAAAACATGTTGCCCAAATGGAATATCAAAACCCGTTTTGTGGATATTACCAAATTGGACCAAGTAGTTGCCGCGATTACGCCCAATACAAAAGTGTTGTATTGTGAAACGGTAAGCAATCCGTTATTGGAAGTAGCCGATATAGAAGCTTTAGCGATTATTGCCAAAGAGCACAATATTAAATTAGTCGTTGACAATACTTTTTCGCCTTTATCTGTCGCTCCTGCTAAGTTGGGTGCCGATGTAGTAATTCACAGTTTGACTAAGTTTATCAACGGCAGTAGTGATACCGTTGGTGGCGTGGTTTGTGCTTCGCAGGATTTTATCAATGATTTGAAGAATGTAAATGACGGTGCGAGCATGCTTTTGGGGCCAACGATGGACAGTCTTCGGGCTTCCAGTATTTTAAAAAACTTACGCACATTACACATTCGCATAAAACAGCATAGTCATAATGCCTTGTATTTGGCTCAAAAATTTGAACAAGACGGTTTGAAAGTCGTTTATCCCGGTTTGCCGAGTCATCCGAGTCACGAATTGTATGCGAGTATGATCAATCCCGAATACGGTTTTGGCGGCATGATGACGATTGATGTAGGTACTTTGGATAAAGCCAATGAATTAATGGAATTAATGCAACACAGAAACTTGGGTTACTTGGCGGTAAGTTTGGGCTTTTATAAAACACTATTTAGCGCTCCTGGAACTTCTACTTCGAGTGAAATTCCTATGGAAGAGCAACAAGAAATGGGGTTGACAGACGGATTGATCCGTTTCTCTATTGGGTTAGACAACGATATTGAACGCACTTATCAAATGATGAAACGGTGTATGACTGAACTGAACGTTTTTTAA
- a CDS encoding Lrp/AsnC family transcriptional regulator translates to MDTTDKKLLALLQQDTKKTTKELSVKLNLSVTAVYERIKKLEREGIIDQYVALLNRNKIDKSFVVFCHIKLIQHTKEFLTTFEHQVVKLDEVLECFHVSGDYDYILKICVKDMEAYREFMVTKLTTLQHIGSTHSTFMIGEVKNTTAFTI, encoded by the coding sequence ATGGACACTACTGATAAAAAACTCCTCGCCCTGCTCCAACAAGACACTAAAAAAACCACCAAAGAGCTGTCGGTAAAACTAAATCTTTCCGTTACTGCCGTATACGAACGCATCAAAAAACTCGAACGCGAAGGCATCATTGATCAATATGTAGCCTTACTGAATCGGAATAAAATTGATAAAAGTTTTGTAGTTTTTTGTCATATCAAATTGATTCAACACACCAAAGAATTCTTAACCACTTTTGAACACCAAGTAGTAAAACTTGACGAAGTTTTAGAGTGTTTTCACGTTAGTGGTGATTACGATTATATCTTAAAAATATGTGTCAAAGACATGGAAGCTTACCGCGAATTTATGGTAACCAAACTGACTACACTGCAACACATTGGCAGTACACACAGCACTTTCATGATTGGGGAAGTTAAAAATACCACGGCATTTACAATATGA
- the lpdA gene encoding dihydrolipoyl dehydrogenase → MSSFDVVIIGSGPGGYVSAIRCAQLGFKTAIIEKYSTLGGTCLNVGCIPSKALLASSHHYEELQHFADHGIEVSGEVKVNLEKMIARKQAVVDQTSGGVKFLMDKNKITVFEGLGSFEDATHVKVTKADGSSDVIEGKNIIIATGSKPSTLPFIKLDKERVITSTEALKLPEVPKHLIIIGGGVIGIELGQVYLRLGAQVSVIEFLDRIIPGMDGGLSKELTKVLKKQGMKFYTSHKVKEVTRKGKNVTVLADDAKGNTVTFEGDYCLVAVGRRPYTDGLAADKAGVKVTERGMIEVNDHLQTNIPNIYAIGDVVRGAMLAHKAEEEGTLVAEIIAGQKPHIDYNLIPGVVYTWPEVAAVGKTEEQLKADGVNYKAGSFPFKALGRARAGGDIDGFVKILADAKTDEVLGIHMIGARCADLIAEAVTAMEFRASAEDISRMSHAHPTFAEAIKEAALAATDNRALHV, encoded by the coding sequence ATGAGTTCATTTGACGTTGTCATCATAGGTTCAGGGCCGGGCGGATATGTTTCGGCTATTCGTTGTGCCCAATTGGGTTTCAAAACCGCTATCATTGAAAAATACAGTACTTTAGGAGGAACTTGCTTGAATGTAGGTTGTATTCCATCCAAAGCTTTATTAGCCTCTTCTCATCATTATGAAGAATTGCAACACTTTGCTGACCACGGTATCGAAGTTTCGGGCGAAGTAAAAGTAAATTTAGAAAAAATGATTGCCCGCAAACAAGCGGTAGTGGACCAAACCAGCGGTGGTGTGAAGTTTTTAATGGACAAAAACAAAATCACCGTTTTCGAAGGATTAGGTTCATTTGAAGATGCTACACATGTTAAAGTAACCAAAGCCGACGGTTCATCAGATGTAATCGAAGGAAAAAATATCATCATCGCAACAGGTTCAAAACCATCAACGTTGCCGTTTATCAAATTAGACAAAGAAAGAGTAATCACTTCTACCGAAGCCTTGAAATTACCTGAAGTACCGAAACACCTAATCATCATTGGTGGTGGCGTTATCGGAATTGAATTAGGACAAGTGTACTTAAGATTAGGCGCTCAAGTTTCGGTCATCGAATTCTTAGACCGAATTATTCCGGGTATGGATGGCGGTTTGTCTAAAGAGCTAACCAAAGTTCTGAAAAAACAAGGCATGAAATTCTACACTTCTCACAAGGTAAAAGAAGTAACCCGAAAAGGTAAAAACGTAACGGTTTTAGCCGATGATGCTAAAGGCAATACCGTAACTTTTGAAGGCGATTATTGTTTGGTAGCCGTTGGTCGTCGTCCTTATACTGACGGATTGGCTGCCGATAAAGCCGGTGTAAAAGTTACCGAAAGAGGTATGATTGAAGTAAACGATCATTTACAAACCAATATTCCGAATATTTACGCGATTGGTGATGTAGTTCGCGGTGCCATGTTGGCCCACAAAGCCGAAGAAGAAGGAACGCTTGTTGCTGAAATCATAGCAGGTCAAAAACCACACATCGATTATAACTTAATTCCGGGTGTAGTGTACACTTGGCCTGAAGTAGCTGCTGTGGGTAAAACCGAAGAGCAATTAAAAGCTGACGGAGTTAACTACAAAGCCGGAAGTTTCCCTTTCAAAGCTTTGGGAAGAGCTCGTGCCGGTGGCGATATTGACGGTTTCGTTAAAATTTTAGCCGACGCCAAAACAGACGAAGTTTTAGGCATTCACATGATTGGTGCACGTTGTGCCGATTTGATTGCTGAAGCCGTAACCGCAATGGAATTCAGAGCTTCAGCCGAAGATATATCCAGAATGTCTCATGCGCATCCGACTTTCGCAGAAGCCATTAAAGAAGCAGCTTTAGCCGCTACAGACAACAGAGCATTACACGTATAA
- a CDS encoding arsenate reductase ArsC yields MKNILVLCTGNSCRSQMAQGYLAHFANPDKVRVYSAGVETHGVNALAKAIMKEDGVDISKHTSNNVDEYFDIPFDYVITVCDNAKERCPFFPTQAIKLHHNFPDPSKVKGSTMEVIEEFRRVRAMIKDYCKTFVNENQLN; encoded by the coding sequence ATGAAAAATATATTAGTTTTATGTACCGGTAACAGTTGCCGAAGCCAAATGGCACAAGGGTATTTGGCACATTTTGCCAATCCCGATAAAGTAAGGGTTTATTCAGCCGGAGTAGAAACTCATGGAGTCAATGCTTTGGCTAAAGCCATCATGAAAGAAGATGGTGTTGATATTTCGAAACACACTTCCAATAATGTAGATGAATATTTTGACATTCCGTTTGATTATGTAATCACGGTTTGCGATAATGCTAAAGAGCGTTGCCCTTTTTTTCCAACCCAAGCCATAAAGTTGCACCACAATTTCCCTGACCCATCGAAAGTAAAAGGTTCTACGATGGAAGTGATAGAAGAATTTAGGAGAGTAAGAGCAATGATTAAAGACTATTGCAAAACCTTTGTAAATGAAAACCAACTCAATTGA
- a CDS encoding class I SAM-dependent methyltransferase, producing MERKEHWENVFSTKTEKEVSWYQQYPKTSVDFITALHLPLDAKIIDIGGGDSYLMDALLDLGYTNLTLLDISANAIERIKNRLGEKAAKVTFIVSDVLDFNPSKQYDFWHDRACFHFLTQVNDIEKYSSIVSRALANDGKLFIGTFSDNGPKKCSGLEISQYNMESLRLVFEKDFDLTGCFAEDHPTPFDTTQNFLFCGFKRK from the coding sequence ATGGAAAGAAAAGAACATTGGGAAAACGTATTTTCCACCAAGACTGAGAAAGAGGTGAGTTGGTATCAGCAATATCCTAAAACTTCCGTTGATTTTATAACTGCTCTACACTTGCCTTTGGATGCAAAAATCATCGATATTGGCGGAGGCGACAGTTATTTGATGGATGCTTTGTTGGATTTAGGTTACACCAATTTGACTTTGCTCGACATTTCGGCGAATGCTATTGAAAGAATTAAGAATAGGTTAGGCGAAAAGGCAGCTAAAGTTACTTTTATCGTTTCGGATGTTCTGGATTTCAATCCTTCGAAGCAGTATGATTTTTGGCATGACCGAGCTTGCTTTCATTTTTTGACCCAAGTTAATGATATAGAGAAGTACTCAAGTATTGTTAGTCGGGCTTTAGCCAATGACGGAAAGCTTTTTATAGGTACTTTCTCGGATAACGGACCAAAAAAATGCAGTGGTTTGGAAATTTCACAATACAATATGGAAAGTTTGCGTTTGGTGTTTGAAAAAGACTTTGACTTAACGGGCTGTTTTGCCGAAGATCATCCAACGCCTTTTGATACTACACAGAACTTTTTGTTTTGTGGCTTTAAGCGAAAATAA
- the arsB gene encoding ACR3 family arsenite efflux transporter: MKKRLGFLDRFLTLWIFLAMLLGVGIGYFIPNSDDFINSFSSGTTNVPLAIGLILMMYPPLTKIDFSKVPQMFKQPKLLTASFLITWIVGPFLMFLLATFFLKDYPEYMTGLIIIGIAPCIAMVIVWNELAEGNRELTAGLIGINSLLQVFFFSLYAYFYLEIMLPLFGIKGLELNITIAEIAQTVGIYLGIPFVLAVVSRYAIKQFIGDKWFNQKFLPFVSPITLIALLFTIVVMFSLKGEMIVDLPLDVIRIAIPLVVFFAVMFFLMFFVSKKIGANYRDAVALSFTASGNNFELAIAVSIGVFGINSGQAFAGVIGPLVEVPALIILVNVAFWLRKKYFTKNI, from the coding sequence ATGAAAAAAAGACTGGGATTTTTAGACCGATTTTTAACGTTGTGGATTTTTTTAGCCATGTTACTTGGCGTCGGTATTGGCTATTTTATTCCGAATTCTGATGATTTTATCAATTCGTTTTCTTCCGGTACGACTAATGTTCCTTTAGCGATTGGGTTAATCCTAATGATGTATCCGCCGCTGACGAAAATCGACTTCTCGAAAGTCCCGCAAATGTTTAAGCAGCCTAAATTACTAACCGCTTCCTTTTTGATCACGTGGATAGTCGGACCTTTTTTGATGTTTTTACTGGCAACATTTTTCCTCAAAGATTATCCCGAATACATGACCGGCTTAATCATTATTGGCATTGCGCCTTGTATTGCGATGGTGATTGTTTGGAACGAATTGGCCGAAGGCAACCGTGAATTAACGGCCGGTTTGATTGGGATCAATAGTTTGTTGCAAGTTTTTTTCTTTAGTTTATATGCTTATTTTTATTTAGAAATCATGTTGCCGTTATTTGGCATAAAAGGATTAGAACTAAATATCACAATAGCCGAGATAGCCCAAACAGTTGGGATTTACCTCGGTATTCCTTTTGTTTTGGCGGTTGTTAGTAGGTATGCCATTAAGCAATTTATAGGTGACAAATGGTTCAACCAAAAGTTCCTTCCGTTTGTTTCACCAATTACTTTAATTGCATTGCTTTTCACTATAGTAGTAATGTTTAGTTTGAAAGGCGAAATGATAGTCGATTTACCTTTAGATGTTATTCGAATAGCCATTCCGTTAGTTGTTTTTTTTGCTGTAATGTTCTTCTTGATGTTTTTTGTCTCGAAGAAAATTGGTGCGAATTACCGAGATGCAGTTGCTTTATCATTTACCGCATCAGGTAATAATTTCGAGTTGGCGATAGCGGTTTCCATCGGCGTGTTCGGGATTAACAGCGGACAAGCATTCGCAGGAGTAATTGGTCCGTTGGTGGAAGTACCGGCGTTAATTATTTTAGTCAATGTGGCTTTCTGGCTTAGAAAAAAGTATTTTACAAAAAACATTTAA
- a CDS encoding arsenate-mycothiol transferase ArsC, with protein sequence MFENLSKTIKSIAEIAVSNDRKEVLNPLVDYIQNKVNSEDEIRLNFICTHNSRRSHLSQIWAQTMASHFGIQKVFCYSGGTEATAMFPKVGETLSNQGFRIQKLSQESNPVYAVKFSDNQHPIVCFSKAYFDEFNPKTHFGAIMTCNNADEGCPMVLGAEARFPIKYDDPKAFDGTDLMDEKYAERSLQIASEMFYVFSKLKK encoded by the coding sequence ATGTTCGAAAATTTATCAAAAACTATAAAATCCATTGCTGAAATTGCTGTTTCAAATGATCGAAAGGAGGTTTTGAATCCCTTAGTGGATTATATTCAAAACAAAGTGAATTCTGAGGATGAGATTCGTTTGAATTTTATTTGCACCCACAATTCGCGCAGAAGTCATTTGTCTCAAATTTGGGCTCAAACGATGGCATCTCATTTCGGAATTCAAAAGGTATTTTGCTATTCGGGCGGAACCGAAGCTACGGCGATGTTTCCCAAAGTGGGCGAGACGTTGTCCAATCAAGGCTTTCGAATCCAAAAGTTGAGTCAGGAATCAAATCCGGTTTATGCGGTTAAATTTTCGGATAATCAACATCCGATTGTTTGTTTTTCTAAAGCTTATTTCGACGAGTTTAATCCGAAAACTCATTTTGGTGCCATCATGACGTGCAATAATGCCGATGAAGGTTGTCCGATGGTTTTGGGTGCCGAAGCAAGATTCCCCATAAAATATGATGATCCGAAAGCCTTTGACGGTACGGACTTGATGGATGAAAAATACGCAGAGCGCAGTTTGCAAATTGCTTCTGAAATGTTTTATGTTTTTTCCAAATTAAAAAAATAA
- a CDS encoding DUF6428 family protein: protein MKLSQIKKELKSLSTIAFQLPNGDLVPNHFHVTEVGKVTKHFIDCGGVVRKEEVVNFQLWEANDYDHRLHPEKLVHIIELSEAKLQIPDLEIEVEYQMKDTIGKFNLDFDGTNFLLTSKQTDCLAKDNCGIPAEKIKTKIGEWKPKETSCCSPDSGCC, encoded by the coding sequence ATGAAATTATCACAAATTAAAAAAGAATTAAAAAGCCTGTCAACCATAGCTTTCCAATTGCCTAACGGTGACTTGGTTCCCAATCATTTTCACGTAACCGAAGTGGGCAAAGTGACCAAACATTTTATCGATTGCGGTGGCGTAGTTCGAAAGGAAGAAGTAGTGAATTTTCAACTCTGGGAAGCCAATGATTATGACCACAGATTACATCCAGAAAAGTTGGTCCATATTATAGAATTGTCAGAAGCCAAACTTCAAATTCCCGATTTAGAGATAGAAGTCGAATACCAAATGAAGGACACTATTGGTAAATTCAATTTAGATTTTGACGGCACTAATTTTTTATTGACTTCAAAACAAACCGATTGTTTGGCTAAAGATAATTGTGGAATTCCGGCAGAAAAAATTAAAACTAAAATAGGCGAGTGGAAACCAAAGGAAACTTCTTGTTGTTCGCCTGATTCGGGTTGTTGTTAA
- a CDS encoding ArsR/SmtB family transcription factor produces the protein MGASKSESFSAEHNEMATLFKALSHPARIAIVDYLLTVESCICGDIVNELPLAQPTISQHLKELKNANIIKGTIEGTAICYCINPDTIDKIENHFGMIRHKLKNKCC, from the coding sequence ATGGGCGCATCAAAATCAGAATCATTTTCAGCAGAACACAACGAGATGGCAACCTTGTTTAAAGCACTATCACATCCGGCGCGAATTGCTATTGTCGATTATCTGTTGACGGTTGAAAGTTGTATCTGCGGCGATATTGTCAACGAATTACCCTTGGCACAACCAACCATTTCCCAGCATTTGAAGGAATTGAAAAACGCGAACATCATCAAAGGAACCATTGAAGGAACCGCTATTTGTTATTGCATCAATCCGGATACGATTGATAAAATCGAAAACCATTTTGGTATGATTCGCCACAAACTCAAAAACAAATGTTGTTAA
- the tpx gene encoding thiol peroxidase, which produces MAVVTLGGSPINTNGSLPKVGSKAPEFQLVKQDLAIASLADFAGSKLVLNIFPSIDTSTCATSVRTFNAKASALENTKVLCISRDLPFAQKRFCGAEGLDNVINLSDFNTGNFGKTYGLEITEGAFSGLHARAVVVIDENGTVKHTELVAEIANEPNYESALAAL; this is translated from the coding sequence ATGGCAGTAGTTACCTTGGGCGGAAGCCCCATAAACACCAATGGTTCGTTACCAAAAGTAGGGTCAAAAGCCCCTGAATTTCAATTAGTAAAACAAGATTTAGCCATCGCTTCTTTGGCTGATTTTGCCGGAAGTAAATTGGTATTAAACATTTTTCCCAGCATTGATACCAGTACTTGTGCCACTTCAGTGAGAACTTTTAACGCTAAAGCGAGTGCTTTAGAAAACACTAAAGTATTGTGTATTTCCCGAGATTTGCCTTTTGCCCAAAAACGCTTTTGTGGTGCCGAAGGTTTAGACAACGTCATCAATCTTTCCGATTTCAATACCGGAAATTTTGGGAAAACGTATGGCTTAGAAATCACTGAAGGTGCTTTCTCAGGTTTACACGCAAGAGCTGTAGTTGTAATTGACGAAAACGGCACGGTAAAACACACCGAATTGGTTGCAGAAATAGCCAACGAACCTAACTATGAATCTGCTTTAGCAGCACTATAA
- a CDS encoding diacylglycerol kinase: MAFEKDNSFITGRLKSVGYAFKGAIKLITTEHSVMVQFSLAIIMIIAGFYFEIDRYEWMMQMLAFGLVLGIESLNTAVEKIADFVHPEFHDRIGFIKDIAAGAVLFAALAAIAVGLLIYVPKFL; this comes from the coding sequence ATGGCCTTTGAAAAAGACAATTCCTTCATCACCGGAAGATTAAAAAGTGTTGGTTATGCCTTTAAAGGGGCGATAAAACTCATTACTACCGAACACAGTGTGATGGTGCAGTTTTCATTGGCTATCATCATGATTATCGCCGGATTTTACTTTGAAATCGACCGTTACGAGTGGATGATGCAAATGTTGGCTTTTGGCTTGGTATTAGGCATTGAAAGCTTGAATACCGCTGTGGAAAAAATAGCCGATTTTGTGCATCCTGAATTTCATGACCGAATTGGTTTTATCAAAGATATAGCCGCCGGTGCCGTACTATTTGCCGCCTTAGCTGCAATTGCTGTAGGTTTACTCATTTATGTTCCGAAATTTTTATAA